A genomic region of Zalophus californianus isolate mZalCal1 chromosome 11, mZalCal1.pri.v2, whole genome shotgun sequence contains the following coding sequences:
- the SCGB2A2 gene encoding LOW QUALITY PROTEIN: mammaglobin-A (The sequence of the model RefSeq protein was modified relative to this genomic sequence to represent the inferred CDS: inserted 1 base in 1 codon; deleted 1 base in 1 codon) translates to MKLLRVLVLVALTVYCFAGSRFSFLEQVVNKTVGPQVTMDKYGEFLQKFISRAATDXAIAQLIQCFHSQSRETLSNVGAMMVTMVSSDVLSKHRTGTNRL, encoded by the exons ATGAAGCTGCTGAGAGTCCTTGTGCTGGTTGCCCTCACT GTTTACTGCTTTGCAG gttctAGATTCTCATTTCTAGAACAAGTGGTTAACAAAACAGTTGGACCTCAAGTAACCATGGATAAATACGGagaatttcttcaaaaattcATATCTAGGGCTGCCACTG CAGCAATAGCACAATTGATACAATGTTTTCACAGTCAGTCACGTGAAACTCTAAGCAATGTTGGAGCGATGATGGTAACTATGGTTTCTTCTGATGTGCTTTCAAAACACAGAACAGGGACAAACAGGCTCTAA
- the LOC113913815 gene encoding 60S ribosomal protein L31-like gives MAPVKKGGEKKKGRSAINAVVTREYTINSHKRIHGVGFKKCAPRALKEIRKFAMKEMGTPDVRIDTRLNKAVWAKGIRNVPYRIHVQLSRKRNKDEDSPNKLYTLVTYVPVTAFKNLQTVNVEEN, from the coding sequence ATGGCTCCCGTGAAGAAGGGTGGCGAGAAGAAGAAGGGCCGTTCTGCCATCAACGCAGTAGTGACCAGAGAATACACCATCAACAGTCACAAGCGCATCCACGGAGTGGGTTTCAAGAAGTGTGCCCCTCGGGCACTCAAAGAGATCCGGAAATTTGCCATGAAGGAAATGGGAACTCCAGATGTGCGCATTGACACCAGGCTCAACAAAGCTGtctgggccaaaggaataaggaatgttccATACCGTATCCATGTGCAGTTGTCCAGAAAACGTAACAAGGATGAAGATTCACCAAACAAGCTCTACACCCTGGTTACCTATGTACCTGTCACCGctttcaaaaatctacagacaGTTAATGTGGAGGAGAACTAA